One Candidatus Synechococcus calcipolaris G9 genomic window carries:
- the thiL gene encoding thiamine-phosphate kinase, producing MGILIKDLGERGLLPILQKFCPPGIVGDDGAVILLDPDRQLVVSTDVLVDGVHLSVGLARPNLITTSGADAGWRAATANLSDLAAMGADPLGITVGLGIPETCPLDLITDLYQGLYDCLQLHRTVIWGGDICRSPVLTLSITALGQASPHQVIYRHRAQVGDLILTSGIHGASRAGLECLSHPEWGQAFPNHCRQTWIRAHQRPRPRLDLLPALRSLPQGTRISGMDSSDGLADAVIQLCQASGVGGQLHRENLPLIPELEPSLALEWGLYGGEDFELVICVDPVAADTLIQTSPFRIIGTIIPQPGVTLETGEGNLTISDHQSFQHFG from the coding sequence ATGGGAATCCTGATCAAAGACCTAGGGGAACGGGGACTGCTGCCCATCCTGCAAAAATTTTGTCCTCCAGGGATTGTCGGGGATGATGGGGCGGTGATCCTCCTTGATCCCGATCGCCAACTGGTGGTGAGTACGGACGTTCTGGTGGATGGGGTTCATCTCAGTGTCGGTTTGGCCCGACCCAATTTAATTACCACGTCTGGGGCCGATGCAGGTTGGCGGGCGGCGACGGCCAATCTTTCGGATTTAGCTGCCATGGGGGCGGATCCCCTAGGGATTACGGTGGGCTTAGGCATTCCCGAAACCTGTCCCCTAGATTTGATCACCGATCTATACCAGGGGCTTTATGATTGCTTGCAATTGCACAGGACAGTGATTTGGGGGGGAGATATTTGCCGATCGCCGGTGTTAACCCTCAGCATTACCGCCCTCGGCCAAGCTTCCCCCCATCAAGTAATCTATCGCCATCGGGCCCAGGTGGGGGATCTAATTTTAACCAGCGGGATCCATGGGGCCTCCCGGGCGGGCCTAGAATGCCTCAGTCACCCTGAATGGGGCCAAGCCTTTCCCAATCACTGCCGCCAAACCTGGATTCGGGCGCACCAACGGCCGCGGCCACGCTTAGATCTCCTGCCTGCCCTGCGATCGCTCCCCCAGGGAACCCGCATCAGTGGCATGGATAGTAGCGATGGACTGGCGGATGCGGTCATTCAACTCTGTCAAGCCAGTGGCGTGGGCGGGCAATTACACCGGGAGAACTTACCCCTGATTCCCGAATTGGAGCCATCCCTAGCCCTAGAATGGGGCCTCTATGGGGGCGAAGACTTTGAACTGGTGATCTGTGTTGATCCAGTAGCGGCCGATACTCTGATCCAGACCTCACCCTTTCGGATTATTGGCACGATCATTCCTCAGCCAGGGGTGACACTGGAGACCGGGGAAGGAAACCTTACTATCAGTGATCATCAAAGTTTTCAGCACTTTGGTTAG
- a CDS encoding PAS domain-containing hybrid sensor histidine kinase/response regulator has translation MKFNSRSLFWFRHILLTFVPLTLLLGSTLSFVFLSQKHAERADIRLREQAKVNREVSVILGQFDQLSSDILTLGGQSELRGFDQASPEEQNLFLEELQAFMARKPIYDQIRYLEPTGQEILRINNIQNTPTIVEDGELKENHDKVYFSVGLNLPKGQVLVSQFELDRDGQGIRWPHQPTIRFATPVSDRQGETIGLFVVNFLGEHLIRDFKSTCTGVLTTCMLVNPDGYWLVGSTPEDEWGFMVDDRRDRSFAKDFPEVWQEIQSRQSGQLETKDGLFTYTTAYPLPSGHVSVNTQTGEPIHNQDYQFKVITYIPAALLNAPLNQLALQLLVIFLVIDGLFALGVYWFGRDRLRKEDLNTQLRASENKFRSLSDLSPVGIFQTNTTGTTTYINASMKEMFGLELEKMANWAEYIHPEDKRSLLDAWQTALREQEGFQFQFRLKNISDAEDEAESYRWLNTRAVPVLSSQNKFVGFVGTCEDISRLMEQHQLLEKAQQSAESASRAKSDFLATMSHEIRTPMNAIIGLTGLLLDMDLSSQQREFMNTIRLSGDALLTIINDILDFSKIESGKLDIEAYPFNLLTCVEESLDLVAGRASDRQLELTCHIDPNIPMAVIGDMGRLRQILVNLLTNAIKFTEQGEVVLYLKAKESCSRVSLPDYLTNAEQDYPCHEFQFAVRDSGVGISPTGMERLFKPFSQVDASITRNYGGTGLGLAISKRLCESMGGTIWVESCTANGEISAGGTPSPNDQKIEIPKTGSVFYFTIQLPVNPQSPKLVEKDRIAHLKDCRLLIVDDNATNRQILTLQAQAWQMTSVAASSGEAALDILKNNQVFDLAILDLQMPGIDGLTLGEMIHQLPQYQKLPLVLLTSIGQTPEITQSSVFATSITKPIKQSNLFNILNDVLSQRQPQTEQVPESSTPGVAEEQSLPSSLRILVAEDNKINQMVALRILDRLGYRGDIAANGLEVLESLERQPYDVILMDMQMPEMDGITATQKIVQDYPPEKRPRIIAMTANAMESDRQACLDAGMNDYVSKPVNMDELLRALKECRPLSRA, from the coding sequence ATGATCAAATTCGCTACTTAGAACCAACGGGGCAGGAAATTTTACGGATTAATAATATTCAAAACACCCCCACTATTGTTGAGGATGGAGAGCTCAAGGAAAATCACGATAAAGTTTATTTTTCTGTGGGCTTAAACTTACCGAAGGGGCAGGTATTAGTATCCCAGTTTGAGCTTGATCGTGATGGACAAGGGATCCGCTGGCCCCATCAACCCACCATTCGTTTTGCTACTCCCGTCAGCGATCGCCAGGGAGAGACTATCGGGCTGTTTGTCGTCAATTTTTTGGGTGAACATCTCATTCGCGATTTTAAGTCCACCTGTACCGGGGTTTTAACCACCTGTATGCTGGTCAATCCTGATGGATATTGGCTGGTGGGATCGACCCCAGAAGATGAATGGGGATTTATGGTAGACGATCGCCGCGATCGCTCCTTTGCCAAGGATTTTCCTGAGGTTTGGCAAGAAATTCAGAGCCGCCAAAGTGGTCAGCTAGAAACGAAGGATGGCCTATTTACCTATACCACCGCGTATCCGCTCCCCAGCGGCCATGTGTCGGTAAATACCCAAACCGGGGAACCCATCCATAATCAGGATTACCAGTTTAAGGTGATAACTTATATACCGGCAGCCCTACTTAATGCACCCCTGAATCAATTGGCGTTGCAACTACTGGTGATCTTTCTGGTGATTGATGGCCTTTTTGCCTTAGGGGTCTATTGGTTTGGCCGCGATCGCCTCCGCAAAGAAGATCTAAATACTCAATTACGGGCCAGTGAAAATAAATTTCGTTCCCTTAGTGATCTGTCCCCTGTGGGTATTTTTCAAACCAATACCACGGGAACAACCACCTACATCAATGCATCCATGAAAGAAATGTTTGGCCTAGAGCTAGAGAAAATGGCAAACTGGGCTGAGTACATTCATCCTGAAGATAAAAGGTCACTGCTCGACGCATGGCAAACCGCCCTGAGGGAACAGGAGGGGTTTCAGTTCCAATTTCGGCTCAAAAATATCAGTGATGCAGAGGATGAAGCCGAATCCTATCGCTGGCTAAATACACGGGCGGTTCCGGTACTTTCTAGTCAAAATAAGTTTGTTGGCTTTGTCGGAACCTGTGAAGATATTTCCCGATTGATGGAGCAGCATCAACTACTGGAAAAAGCACAGCAATCCGCGGAATCCGCCAGCCGAGCCAAGAGTGATTTTCTCGCCACCATGAGTCACGAAATTCGCACCCCCATGAATGCAATTATTGGCTTAACGGGATTGCTTTTAGACATGGACTTATCCAGCCAGCAGCGGGAGTTCATGAATACCATTCGCCTGAGTGGGGATGCCCTGCTGACGATTATCAATGATATTTTAGACTTCTCGAAAATTGAGTCGGGGAAACTGGATATTGAAGCCTATCCCTTCAATTTGCTGACCTGTGTCGAGGAGTCCCTAGACTTGGTGGCTGGTCGGGCCAGCGATCGCCAGTTAGAATTGACCTGCCACATTGATCCAAATATTCCTATGGCGGTGATTGGTGATATGGGCCGCCTGCGGCAAATCTTAGTGAACTTGTTAACCAATGCCATTAAATTTACGGAGCAGGGGGAAGTCGTTCTCTACCTCAAAGCCAAGGAATCTTGCTCCCGTGTCTCCCTGCCAGACTACCTAACAAACGCTGAGCAGGACTACCCCTGCCATGAATTTCAGTTTGCGGTACGGGACTCTGGGGTGGGGATTTCCCCGACGGGGATGGAGCGACTCTTTAAGCCCTTTAGTCAGGTGGATGCTTCGATTACGCGGAACTATGGTGGTACAGGTCTGGGATTAGCCATTTCTAAACGCCTGTGTGAATCGATGGGGGGGACGATTTGGGTGGAAAGTTGTACCGCCAATGGTGAAATATCTGCGGGAGGCACGCCCAGCCCTAATGATCAAAAAATTGAGATACCTAAAACCGGCTCCGTCTTTTATTTTACGATTCAGTTACCCGTCAATCCCCAGTCCCCTAAATTAGTCGAAAAGGATCGTATTGCTCACCTCAAGGACTGCCGCCTGTTAATTGTGGATGACAATGCCACCAATCGCCAAATACTTACCCTTCAGGCCCAGGCCTGGCAAATGACCTCTGTGGCTGCTAGCAGTGGAGAGGCGGCCCTAGATATCTTAAAAAATAATCAGGTCTTTGATCTAGCCATTCTAGATTTACAGATGCCGGGTATTGATGGCCTCACCCTAGGGGAGATGATCCATCAGTTACCCCAGTACCAGAAACTTCCCCTTGTCCTACTGACTTCTATTGGCCAAACCCCGGAAATCACCCAATCTTCTGTTTTTGCTACATCCATTACAAAACCCATTAAGCAATCTAATTTGTTTAATATTCTCAATGATGTCCTAAGTCAACGACAACCCCAAACGGAGCAAGTTCCGGAATCCTCTACCCCTGGGGTTGCAGAGGAACAATCCCTCCCCTCCTCCTTGCGAATTTTAGTGGCGGAAGATAACAAGATTAATCAGATGGTGGCCCTGCGAATTTTAGATCGGTTGGGCTATCGGGGGGATATTGCGGCCAATGGCTTAGAAGTCCTCGAATCCCTAGAGCGACAGCCCTACGATGTTATTTTGATGGATATGCAAATGCCGGAAATGGATGGGATTACGGCGACCCAAAAAATTGTCCAAGACTATCCTCCAGAAAAACGACCCCGCATTATTGCCATGACTGCCAATGCCATGGAGAGCGATCGCCAGGCCTGTTTAGATGCGGGGATGAATGATTATGTGAGTAAGCCGGTGAATATGGATGAACTGCTGCGGGCCCTCAAGGAATGTCGCCCTCTCTCTCGTGCCTAG